The genomic interval CGCACAGTACGGCTCGCTCGCGGCCCGCGAACTCGACCGCCTCGCGAGGCAGGCCGGCTACAAGCGTCGGATGGACGACCACGTCACCCAGTACGTCGAGTCGCTGGTCGAGTGACTCGTCGGGGCGCTGGGACCCTCGGTGGGCTCAGGCGCTGTGTCCGGCGCCGGTGACCGCGACCGGCCGCTCGGAGTCGAGGATGACCGACTGGCTGACGCTGCCGAACACCAGCGCGCCAAGCGGCGACCGCTTGCGACCGCCCATCACGATCATGTCGGCCGCCTCGTCCTCGGCGACGGTGACGATCCGCTCGTCGGGGTCGCCGTGGGCCGATATCGTCTCGACCTCGACGCCGGCGTCCCGGAGGTCCTCGACCATCCGCTTGCCCGCAGTCGTCTGCTCGACAGTGGTCTTTTCGGCCATCTCCTCGCTGCCGAAGACGTGGACGACCGTCGCTTTCACGAACTCGGCTGGCTCCGGTAGCGCGAGCGTCGCCGCCGTCTGTGCCGAGGCGCGCTCCTCGCTGCTGTCGACCGGGAGCAAGACGTGGTACATGTTTA from Haloarcula pelagica carries:
- a CDS encoding universal stress protein — protein: MYHVLLPVDSSEERASAQTAATLALPEPAEFVKATVVHVFGSEEMAEKTTVEQTTAGKRMVEDLRDAGVEVETISAHGDPDERIVTVAEDEAADMIVMGGRKRSPLGALVFGSVSQSVILDSERPVAVTGAGHSA